Part of the Marinobacterium rhizophilum genome is shown below.
AGCCTTACAGTTGTCGGCATACATACATTAACAATCAGCTGGCCGCAGGTGTTGCACACAACGATATTGCCGAGCATTGTGGTAACTCGATTCAAGTGATCGAGACGCACTACAAAAGAGCGAAGCTGATGACCAAAGCGCCATCACACATTGCGGGCAACATCGTCGATTATGAAGATGCTCTCGGATTGCCAGGCTTTGTTGAGCTTGTAAAGAGTAAGTTGGAGAGTGGTGTACACGTATTCGGGCCGCCAAAAAAGTGATCTTGCCCAGTAGCAGTGGACACACCGTTAAGGTAGGCAGTGAATTCAGATAATAAGTGCGACACTCATGGTTCAACGCCAGAAGGACGGTATTCAAGCTATAGCATGAAAGCCAATTGCGGAACAGAGTCGTATACTTCCCGCATGAAATGAACCAGGGGTGCTCCTGCAACCCTGGCCTGACGCGAGGGAACCGCACAATGCCCATCACCCCCAAAGCCATCTTTAAGCAAGCAGGCCTCGCCAACGTCAGCCTCCTCCGGCACAAAGACACTCGGGCCAAACGCAGCCACTCACCCTACGATCTGTGCGTGACAACCGGGAGCAGTTCGATCTATACCAATCCGGACCGTCGCAAACAGCGCCAAGCTTAGCGCTCCGTACTGTGTGCTGTTTGTTACGGCCACCAGTGATCTATATATAAACCATGATAGGTAGTTATGGTTTATATATAGATCATTCTCTTGACACGGCTGCACGCAGCCTGAATAATGGTCCATATAAAGATCATAGAATACTCCTGTGATCCATATGAGAATCGTAGGCGGGGAATAACATGCCAAAATCCATCACACGAACCTACTCTCGGTACACGCAGGATGCCATTCACCTGCTTGCGAGCCTGATCCGCGAAGCCCGTCTTGAGCGCAAGATGACCGTTCAGGAAGTGGCTGACCGTGCCGGTATCTCCCGAGGCTTGCTTCAACGCATCGAGAAGGGCGACCTGAAGTGCGAAATTGGCGCAGTCTTTGAGGTGGCCGCCATCGTGGGCATCCCCCTTTTCAACATGCACGAGCACGCAACCCTGACCCATCAACTGCAACAGACGCAAGCCAAGCTGGCGCTGATGCCAAAATCGATCCGCAAGCCGACAAAGGTCGTGAAAGATGACTTCTAAAAAAGAGAAAGAGGCGTTCGTCTGGATATGGCTTGCGGATGAAACGGAGCCGGTGGTGGCCGGTCGATTGGAGGCCGACAACGGTCGCCTTCTATTCAACTACGGTCGCAGCTATCTGGAGCGTGTGCATGACATGTCGCCAGCGATTCCGATTTATGAGCCCGAGTTACCGTTAAAGTCCGGCGTGATCCCCCCCTTGCCCGGCCTGTCGATACCCAGCAGCATTCGTGATGCCGCGCCGGATGCATGGGGACGTCGGGTGATCATCAATAAAATATTAAGCTTGAAACGCAAGGATGTCGATACAGCGGAGCTGGATGAGCTGACCTATCTGCTGGAGTCCGGCTCCGACCGTATTGGCGCGCTGGACTTCCAGCGCTCACCAACAGAGTACATCCCCCGAGCGGCCCAGACTGTCAGCATGGAGGAGCTGCTCGAATCGGCAGATCGGGTCGAAAAAGGTGTCCCCTTGACACCTGAACTGGATCAGGCGCTGTTCCACGGCAGTTCGATTGGCGGTGCCAGGCCCAAGGCCTCGATTGAAGATCAGGGCAAGAAGTACATTGCCAAGTTCTCCTCTAGCACCGACCTCTATGATGTGGTGAAGGCCGAGTTCATCGCCATGAGGCTGGCCGCACACGCAGGTTTGAAGGTCGCGCCGGTTCTACTCAAGCGAGTGGCCAACAAGGATGTTATCTTGGTCGAGCGCTTCGACCGCCTCGGAAGCGAACAAGGCTGGAAACGCCGGTCAATGGTATCGGCCCTGACGATACTCGGTCTTGATGACATGATGGCACGGTACGCGAGCTATGAGACCTTGGCGGAAATCATCCGCCATCGCTTCACCGATCCGAGAGAAACCCTG
Proteins encoded:
- a CDS encoding helix-turn-helix transcriptional regulator yields the protein MPKSITRTYSRYTQDAIHLLASLIREARLERKMTVQEVADRAGISRGLLQRIEKGDLKCEIGAVFEVAAIVGIPLFNMHEHATLTHQLQQTQAKLALMPKSIRKPTKVVKDDF
- a CDS encoding type II toxin-antitoxin system HipA family toxin; this translates as MTSKKEKEAFVWIWLADETEPVVAGRLEADNGRLLFNYGRSYLERVHDMSPAIPIYEPELPLKSGVIPPLPGLSIPSSIRDAAPDAWGRRVIINKILSLKRKDVDTAELDELTYLLESGSDRIGALDFQRSPTEYIPRAAQTVSMEELLESADRVEKGVPLTPELDQALFHGSSIGGARPKASIEDQGKKYIAKFSSSTDLYDVVKAEFIAMRLAAHAGLKVAPVLLKRVANKDVILVERFDRLGSEQGWKRRSMVSALTILGLDDMMARYASYETLAEIIRHRFTDPRETLKELFCRLVFNVLCGNTDDHARNHAAFWDGQRLTLTPAYDICPQGRTGNEASQAMLIHDNHNLSQLKTCIEAAHHFLLSTEEARALCEAMMNAIETHWREVCDEAELNELNRNLLWGRQFLNPFSIIF